The following are from one region of the Mycolicibacterium diernhoferi genome:
- a CDS encoding SDR family oxidoreductase translates to MEMLVTGGDTELGRAIASGFRDAGHNVVIAGSQRAELEVAAKELDVRYVVFDTNDTATLDTARSAFPQHLDGIVNVPAPRWDAGDPRTHTLADRAATWRHALDTTVLSAVLTTAVLGDQLSSGGSIINVVPTNPAEGSADAAIKAALASWTAGQAAHFGIRGITINLVAAGRSADSGYDGLDRGSASTADEITRLALFLTTPAARHITGETLHVSQGALASFG, encoded by the coding sequence ATGGAGATGCTCGTCACCGGCGGCGATACCGAACTCGGTCGCGCCATCGCCAGTGGATTCCGGGACGCGGGCCACAACGTGGTGATCGCAGGATCCCAGCGCGCCGAGCTCGAAGTGGCCGCCAAGGAACTCGACGTCCGGTACGTCGTCTTCGACACCAACGACACCGCCACCCTCGACACGGCGCGCAGTGCGTTCCCGCAGCACCTCGACGGCATCGTCAACGTGCCCGCACCGCGCTGGGACGCCGGCGACCCGCGCACCCACACGCTGGCCGACCGGGCCGCGACGTGGCGCCACGCGCTCGACACCACCGTGCTGTCGGCGGTGCTGACGACCGCGGTCCTCGGCGACCAGCTGAGCTCCGGCGGATCGATCATCAACGTCGTGCCGACCAACCCCGCCGAGGGCAGCGCCGACGCCGCCATCAAGGCCGCCCTGGCGAGCTGGACGGCCGGTCAGGCCGCCCACTTCGGCATCCGTGGCATCACCATCAACCTCGTCGCGGCGGGCCGCAGCGCCGACTCCGGGTACGACGGCCTCGACCGCGGATCCGCCTCCACCGCCGACGAAATCACCCGTTTGGCACTGTTTCTCACCACGCCGGCGGCCCGGCACATCACCGGCGAGACGCTGCACGTCAGCCAGGGTGCACTCGCCAGCTTCGGCTGA
- a CDS encoding urease accessory protein UreF has product MASTLRSPGLNPASPTSLATLLTLADSRLPTGGHVHSGGVEEAITSGLVLDVPTLRAYLRRRIRCQGLVTASLAAAVQTGVLTVEAADAETDARTPSPAGRAASRAQGRGLLRLAKRVWPQHPWSALGTRPHLAVAAGVVGTAGAVAPEHTALSLVYTTMTGSATAAQRLLALDPADVAALTFELAPLCEQTAAVAVEELADLSDPLLDVLAEHHAARERPLFVS; this is encoded by the coding sequence ATGGCTTCGACTCTTCGCTCGCCCGGGCTGAACCCCGCGTCGCCCACGTCCCTGGCCACCCTGCTCACCCTGGCCGACTCCCGGCTGCCGACCGGCGGGCACGTGCATTCCGGTGGCGTCGAGGAGGCCATCACCAGTGGGCTGGTCCTCGACGTTCCCACCCTGCGGGCCTACCTGCGCAGGCGGATCCGCTGCCAGGGATTGGTGACAGCCTCGTTGGCGGCGGCGGTGCAGACCGGCGTGCTGACCGTCGAGGCCGCTGACGCCGAAACCGACGCCCGCACACCGTCACCGGCGGGCCGCGCGGCCTCCCGCGCGCAGGGGCGCGGGCTGCTGCGGTTGGCGAAAAGGGTGTGGCCGCAGCACCCCTGGAGTGCACTCGGCACCAGGCCGCATCTCGCGGTGGCGGCCGGTGTGGTCGGGACCGCCGGCGCGGTGGCGCCCGAACACACCGCGCTGTCGCTGGTGTACACCACCATGACCGGCTCGGCGACCGCCGCGCAACGGTTGCTCGCACTCGACCCCGCCGACGTGGCGGCACTGACCTTCGAACTGGCCCCGCTGTGCGAGCAGACCGCGGCGGTCGCGGTCGAGGAACTCGCAGATCTGTCCGACCCGCTGCTCGACGTGCTGGCCGAGCATCACGCCGCCCGCGAGCGGCCACTCTTTGTCTCCTGA
- a CDS encoding GlsB/YeaQ/YmgE family stress response membrane protein, which translates to MDMLAATEFLARSTTQTSVGWIGYIIIGAIAGWIAGKIVKGGGSGILMNIVIGIVGALIGGFLLSFFVDTAGGGWWFTLFTAVLGSVILLWIVGLVTKKS; encoded by the coding sequence ATGGACATGCTGGCCGCTACGGAATTTCTTGCTCGCTCGACGACGCAGACGAGCGTCGGTTGGATCGGCTACATCATCATCGGTGCCATCGCCGGCTGGATAGCCGGAAAGATCGTCAAGGGCGGTGGCTCCGGCATCCTGATGAACATCGTGATCGGCATCGTCGGTGCGCTCATCGGTGGTTTTCTGCTCAGCTTCTTCGTCGACACCGCAGGTGGGGGTTGGTGGTTCACGCTGTTCACCGCAGTGCTGGGCTCGGTGATCCTGCTGTGGATCGTCGGCCTGGTGACGAAGAAGTCCTAG
- a CDS encoding LLM class F420-dependent oxidoreductase, whose protein sequence is MIKLGLQIPNFSYGTGVAELFPTVIAQAQEAERAGFDSVFLMDHFYQLPGLGAPEEPMLEAYTALGALATATERVQLGTLVTGNTYRNPAVLAKTITTLDVISQGRAILGIGTGWFELEHDSLGFEFGTFTERFKKLDEALQIIVPMLKGERVTVDGTYYRTQEAFANPRFREHVPLMIGGSGEKKTIPLAARHFDHLNIIAGFDELPHKLNVVRQRCEEIDRDPATLETSMLVVAMIGEQYTAEMIPEDFKQQAVFGTPEQVAEQLKEKVYDAGVDGVILSPVTIGGYVPGGVTAVAEALKPVISG, encoded by the coding sequence ATGATCAAACTCGGACTTCAGATCCCGAACTTCTCCTACGGCACCGGCGTCGCCGAACTCTTCCCCACCGTGATCGCGCAGGCGCAGGAAGCCGAGCGCGCCGGCTTCGACTCGGTGTTCCTGATGGACCACTTCTACCAACTGCCCGGCCTCGGTGCGCCCGAAGAACCCATGCTGGAGGCGTACACCGCGCTCGGCGCACTGGCCACCGCCACCGAACGGGTGCAACTGGGCACGCTGGTCACCGGCAACACCTATCGAAACCCCGCCGTGCTGGCCAAGACCATCACCACCCTCGACGTGATCAGCCAGGGCCGCGCGATCCTGGGCATCGGCACCGGCTGGTTCGAGCTCGAACACGACAGCCTGGGCTTCGAATTCGGCACCTTCACCGAGCGGTTCAAGAAGCTCGACGAGGCCCTGCAGATCATCGTGCCGATGCTCAAGGGCGAACGCGTCACCGTGGACGGGACCTACTACCGCACCCAGGAAGCCTTCGCCAATCCCCGCTTCCGCGAACATGTTCCGCTGATGATCGGCGGCAGCGGCGAGAAGAAGACCATTCCGCTGGCCGCGCGGCACTTCGACCACCTCAACATCATCGCGGGCTTCGATGAGCTGCCACACAAGCTGAATGTGGTGCGCCAGCGCTGCGAGGAGATCGACCGTGACCCCGCGACCCTGGAGACCAGCATGCTGGTCGTGGCGATGATCGGCGAGCAGTACACCGCGGAGATGATCCCCGAGGACTTCAAACAGCAGGCGGTGTTCGGGACTCCCGAACAGGTCGCCGAACAGCTCAAGGAGAAGGTCTACGACGCCGGTGTCGACGGCGTGATTCTCAGTCCGGTCACCATCGGCGGATACGTACCGGGCGGCGTGACCGCCGTCGCCGAGGCGTTGAAACCGGTGATCTCGGGGTAA
- a CDS encoding NAD(P)/FAD-dependent oxidoreductase, translating into MSHPGATASDRHKVVIIGSGFGGLNAAQALKRADVDIKLIARTTHHLFQPLLYQVATGIISEGEIAPPTRLILRKQRNAQVLLGDVTHIDLENQTVDSILLGHTYSTPYDTLILAAGAGQSYFGNDHFAEWAPGMKSIDDALELRGRILGAFEQAERSSDPVRRKKLLTFVVVGAGPTGVEMAGQIQELSDQTLKGSFRHIDPTEAHVILLDAAPAVLPPMGEKLGRKAQERLEKMGVEIQLNAMVTDVDRNGITVKDKDGSLRRIESACKVWSAGVQASPLGKDLAAQSETQIDRAGRVIVNPDLSIPGHPNVFVVGDMAFVEGVPGMAQGAIQGGKYVAAIVKNEAAARAHGTKPKPRVPFKYFDKGSMATVSKWNAVAKVGKLEFGGFIAWLAWLGLHLIYLVGFKTKIATLLSWTVTFLSRQRGQLTITEQQAYARTRIEELQEIAAAVQEGEKAAS; encoded by the coding sequence ATGAGCCACCCCGGAGCTACGGCGTCGGATCGGCACAAGGTAGTCATCATCGGTTCGGGTTTCGGTGGGCTGAACGCCGCACAGGCGCTCAAGCGTGCCGATGTCGACATCAAGTTGATCGCCCGCACCACCCACCACCTGTTCCAGCCGCTGCTGTACCAAGTGGCCACCGGCATCATCTCCGAGGGTGAGATCGCGCCGCCGACCCGGCTGATCCTGCGCAAGCAACGCAACGCGCAGGTGCTGCTGGGCGACGTCACCCACATCGACCTGGAGAACCAGACGGTCGATTCGATCCTGCTCGGGCACACCTACAGCACCCCGTACGACACGTTGATCCTGGCCGCCGGTGCCGGCCAGTCCTACTTCGGCAACGACCACTTCGCCGAGTGGGCGCCGGGTATGAAGAGCATCGACGACGCCCTGGAACTGCGTGGCCGCATCCTGGGGGCCTTCGAGCAGGCCGAGCGCTCCAGCGATCCGGTACGCCGCAAGAAGCTGCTGACCTTCGTCGTCGTCGGTGCCGGTCCCACCGGTGTCGAGATGGCCGGCCAGATCCAGGAACTGTCCGACCAGACCCTCAAGGGCAGCTTCCGGCACATCGACCCCACCGAGGCGCACGTCATCCTGCTCGACGCCGCACCGGCGGTTCTCCCCCCGATGGGCGAGAAGCTCGGCCGCAAGGCCCAAGAGCGGCTGGAGAAGATGGGCGTGGAGATCCAGCTGAACGCCATGGTCACCGACGTCGACCGCAACGGCATCACCGTCAAGGACAAGGACGGCAGCCTGCGCCGTATCGAGTCGGCCTGCAAGGTGTGGTCGGCCGGCGTGCAGGCCAGCCCGCTCGGCAAGGATCTGGCCGCCCAGTCCGAAACCCAGATCGACCGGGCCGGTCGCGTCATCGTCAACCCGGACCTGTCGATCCCGGGCCACCCGAACGTCTTCGTGGTCGGCGATATGGCCTTCGTCGAAGGTGTGCCGGGCATGGCGCAGGGCGCCATTCAGGGCGGCAAGTACGTCGCCGCGATCGTCAAGAACGAGGCGGCCGCCCGCGCGCACGGCACCAAGCCCAAGCCGCGGGTCCCGTTCAAGTACTTCGACAAGGGCTCGATGGCCACGGTGTCGAAGTGGAACGCGGTGGCCAAGGTCGGCAAGCTCGAGTTCGGTGGCTTCATCGCCTGGCTCGCCTGGCTGGGCCTGCACCTGATCTACCTGGTCGGCTTCAAGACCAAGATCGCCACGCTGCTGTCGTGGACGGTGACGTTCCTGAGCCGTCAGCGCGGTCAGCTCACCATCACCGAGCAGCAGGCGTACGCCCGGACCAGGATCGAGGAACTCCAGGAGATCGCGGCGGCGGTGCAGGAGGGCGAGAAGGCGGCGAGTTAG
- a CDS encoding urease subunit beta: protein MIPGEYVFGDGDIGLNEGAPRISVDVVNTGDRPVQVGSHVHLPQANSALDFDRETARGYRLDIPAGTAVRFEPGIAQQVSLVPLGGTREVHGLSLNPPGRMDPPL from the coding sequence ATGATCCCCGGTGAGTATGTGTTCGGCGACGGCGATATCGGCCTCAACGAAGGGGCGCCGCGCATCTCGGTCGATGTGGTCAACACCGGCGACCGGCCGGTGCAGGTGGGCAGCCACGTGCATCTGCCGCAGGCCAACTCCGCATTGGATTTCGACCGCGAGACCGCCCGCGGGTACCGGCTCGACATCCCGGCCGGAACGGCCGTGCGCTTCGAACCCGGTATCGCCCAGCAGGTTTCACTGGTCCCGCTCGGCGGGACACGTGAGGTCCACGGTTTGTCCCTGAACCCGCCCGGCAGAATGGATCCGCCCCTGTGA
- a CDS encoding APA family fibronectin-binding glycoprotein, with protein MDQSDVNDSHRRRLSTRLAAVAAAAAVASGAALTLPVAVSYAEPVPPAPAPVEPAPPAPALPGEPVAPAPPVDPAPPADPLPPGVPPPPPADPNAPPPDPNAPPVDPNAPAPDPNAAAEPPAPEPEPGRVNNAPGGFSYLLPEGWKVADATQLSYGQALLTKIPPPGTEQSPSDTSVLLGRLDLKLFAGSEADNAKAAARLASDMGEFFMPFPGTRLGQQTTPLSAGDLTGSASYYEVKFTDTDKPTGQIWAGVVGAPAAGAARGSRAPERWFVVWLGTANNPVDQGAAVALAESIRPWTPPAPPPPPPADPNTPPDPNAPPPDPNAPPARPGVGVPVPVDPNTAPGMLPA; from the coding sequence ATGGATCAGTCGGACGTGAATGACTCACACCGCAGGCGACTCTCGACGAGGCTTGCGGCGGTAGCGGCGGCTGCCGCGGTTGCCTCCGGGGCGGCCCTGACGCTTCCGGTCGCCGTGTCGTACGCGGAGCCGGTGCCGCCCGCACCCGCGCCCGTCGAGCCGGCCCCGCCCGCCCCGGCGCTGCCGGGTGAGCCCGTCGCGCCGGCTCCTCCGGTCGATCCGGCGCCGCCGGCCGACCCGCTGCCGCCGGGCGTTCCGCCCCCGCCGCCCGCGGACCCGAACGCGCCGCCGCCGGATCCCAATGCTCCGCCCGTCGACCCGAACGCGCCGGCACCCGATCCGAATGCTGCCGCCGAGCCGCCCGCGCCCGAGCCGGAACCCGGCCGGGTCAACAACGCCCCGGGTGGGTTCAGCTATCTGCTGCCCGAGGGATGGAAGGTGGCCGACGCCACCCAGCTGTCCTACGGCCAGGCGCTGCTGACCAAGATCCCGCCGCCCGGTACCGAGCAGTCGCCCAGCGACACCAGCGTCCTGCTGGGGCGTCTGGACCTCAAGCTGTTCGCCGGATCCGAGGCCGACAACGCCAAGGCTGCAGCCCGGCTCGCGTCCGATATGGGCGAGTTCTTCATGCCGTTCCCGGGGACCCGGCTCGGCCAGCAGACCACGCCGCTGAGCGCGGGTGATCTCACCGGCTCCGCGTCCTACTACGAGGTCAAGTTCACCGATACCGACAAGCCCACCGGTCAGATCTGGGCCGGTGTGGTCGGTGCGCCGGCGGCCGGTGCCGCACGGGGCAGCCGGGCGCCGGAGCGCTGGTTCGTGGTGTGGCTCGGCACCGCCAACAACCCGGTCGACCAGGGCGCCGCGGTGGCGCTGGCCGAGTCGATCCGGCCGTGGACTCCGCCGGCTCCGCCCCCGCCGCCGCCGGCCGACCCGAACACGCCCCCGGACCCGAACGCTCCGCCGCCGGATCCGAATGCGCCTCCCGCCCGTCCGGGTGTCGGGGTGCCGGTGCCGGTCGACCCGAACACCGCGCCCGGGATGCTGCCGGCCTAG
- a CDS encoding urease subunit alpha, which yields MSALSRDRYAALYGPTTGDRIRLADTDLFVEITEDRSGGPGLAGDEAVFGGGKVLRESMGQARATRADGAPDTVITGAVIIDYWGIIKADIGIRDGRIVAIGKAGNPDIMSGVHPDLVVGPSTEIIAGNGRIVTAGAIDCHVHLICPQIMEEALGGGITTIIAGGTGPAEGSKATTVTPGSWHLARMLESLDSWPLNVALLGKGNTVSAEAMWEQLRGGAAGFKLHEDWGTTPAAIDACLTVADAAGVQANIHTDTLNEMGFVEDTLAAVKGRSIHAYHTEGAGGGHAPDIITVAGEPNVLPSSTNPTRPHTVNTLDEHLDMLMVCHHLNPRIPEDLAFAESRIRPSTIAAEDLLHDIGAISMIGSDAQAMGRIGEVVLRTWQTAHVMKRRRGALPGDGAADNNRARRYVAKYTICPAVAHGLDGEIGSVEVGKLADLVLWEPAFFGVRPHAVVKGGMIAWAAMGDANASIPTPQPVLPRPMFGAAPAAAAATSVHFVAPAAIEDGLAQRLDIRRKLVPVRNVRRVGKAQMPLNDAMPRIEVDPDTFTVRIDGDVWTEQPAAELPMAQRYFLF from the coding sequence GTGAGCGCACTCTCCCGCGATCGCTACGCCGCGCTGTACGGTCCCACCACCGGTGACCGGATCAGGCTGGCCGACACCGATCTGTTCGTCGAGATCACCGAGGATCGCAGCGGCGGACCGGGATTGGCGGGCGACGAGGCGGTCTTCGGTGGCGGCAAGGTGCTCCGCGAGTCCATGGGCCAAGCCCGGGCGACCCGGGCCGACGGCGCGCCGGACACCGTGATCACCGGCGCGGTCATCATCGACTACTGGGGAATCATCAAGGCCGATATCGGGATCCGGGACGGCCGCATCGTGGCCATCGGCAAGGCCGGCAATCCCGACATCATGTCCGGGGTGCATCCGGATCTGGTGGTCGGGCCGTCCACCGAGATCATCGCGGGCAACGGGCGCATCGTCACCGCCGGCGCCATCGACTGCCACGTGCACCTGATCTGCCCGCAGATCATGGAGGAAGCCCTGGGCGGCGGCATCACCACCATCATCGCCGGCGGCACCGGCCCGGCCGAGGGCAGCAAGGCCACCACGGTGACACCGGGTTCCTGGCATCTGGCGCGCATGCTGGAATCCCTGGACTCCTGGCCACTGAACGTGGCGCTGCTGGGCAAGGGCAACACGGTCAGCGCCGAGGCCATGTGGGAGCAACTACGCGGTGGCGCAGCGGGATTCAAACTGCACGAGGACTGGGGCACCACACCGGCGGCCATCGATGCCTGCCTGACGGTCGCCGACGCCGCCGGCGTGCAGGCCAACATCCACACCGACACCCTCAACGAGATGGGATTCGTGGAGGACACCCTGGCCGCGGTGAAGGGCCGGTCCATCCACGCCTATCACACCGAGGGCGCCGGTGGCGGGCACGCACCCGACATCATCACGGTCGCCGGGGAACCGAATGTGCTGCCGAGTTCCACCAACCCGACCCGGCCACACACCGTGAACACCCTCGACGAGCACCTCGACATGTTGATGGTGTGCCACCACCTCAACCCGCGCATCCCCGAGGATCTCGCGTTCGCCGAGAGCCGCATCCGGCCGTCGACGATCGCCGCCGAGGACCTGCTGCACGACATCGGGGCCATCTCGATGATCGGCAGCGATGCCCAGGCGATGGGCCGGATCGGGGAGGTGGTGCTGCGTACCTGGCAGACCGCACACGTCATGAAGCGCCGCCGCGGTGCGCTGCCCGGCGACGGTGCGGCCGACAACAACCGGGCCCGCCGCTACGTCGCGAAGTACACCATCTGCCCGGCGGTGGCCCACGGCCTGGACGGTGAGATCGGTTCGGTGGAGGTCGGCAAGCTCGCCGACCTGGTGCTGTGGGAGCCGGCGTTCTTCGGGGTGCGTCCGCACGCGGTGGTCAAGGGCGGCATGATCGCCTGGGCGGCCATGGGTGACGCCAACGCCTCCATCCCGACCCCGCAGCCGGTGCTGCCGCGCCCGATGTTCGGCGCCGCGCCTGCCGCGGCGGCAGCCACGTCGGTGCACTTCGTGGCGCCGGCTGCGATCGAGGACGGCCTGGCACAACGCCTGGACATCCGGCGAAAGCTGGTGCCGGTCCGCAATGTCCGCCGGGTCGGGAAGGCGCAGATGCCGCTCAACGATGCGATGCCGCGTATCGAGGTCGACCCCGACACGTTCACCGTGCGCATCGACGGTGACGTGTGGACCGAACAGCCCGCCGCCGAACTGCCGATGGCGCAGCGCTATTTCTTGTTCTGA
- the ureG gene encoding urease accessory protein UreG, whose protein sequence is MPPHFIDGEPHTHHDRPKRVRQPGEPLRIGVGGPVGSGKTALVAALCRQLRDEISLAVLTNDIYTTEDADFLRRHAVLPDERIAAVQTGGCPHTAIRDDITANLDAIDDLIAGNPGLDLILVESGGDNLTATFSSGLIDVQIFVVDVAGGDKVPRKGGPGVTFSDLLVINKTDLAPLVGADLDVMRRDSTTVRGDRPFVLISLTDDPAATPVLQWVREQLRVPVSSGE, encoded by the coding sequence ATGCCACCACATTTCATAGACGGTGAGCCGCACACCCACCACGACCGGCCCAAGCGGGTGCGTCAACCCGGGGAGCCGCTGCGCATCGGAGTGGGCGGGCCGGTCGGCTCGGGCAAGACCGCGCTGGTGGCCGCGCTGTGCCGCCAGTTGCGCGACGAGATCTCGCTGGCGGTGCTCACCAACGACATCTACACCACCGAGGACGCCGACTTCCTGCGCAGGCATGCGGTGCTGCCCGATGAGCGCATCGCCGCCGTGCAGACCGGTGGGTGCCCGCACACGGCCATCCGTGACGACATCACCGCCAACCTGGACGCCATCGATGATCTGATCGCGGGCAACCCCGGCCTGGATCTCATCCTGGTCGAATCCGGCGGGGACAATCTGACCGCGACATTCTCCTCGGGTCTGATCGATGTCCAGATCTTCGTGGTCGACGTGGCCGGCGGCGACAAGGTGCCACGCAAGGGCGGCCCCGGGGTCACCTTCTCGGATCTGTTGGTGATCAACAAGACCGACCTCGCCCCGCTGGTCGGTGCGGACCTCGACGTCATGCGCCGGGACTCCACCACGGTGCGCGGGGACCGGCCGTTCGTGCTCATCTCGCTGACCGACGACCCAGCCGCCACGCCCGTCCTGCAGTGGGTGCGCGAGCAGCTTCGGGTACCGGTTTCCAGCGGCGAGTAG
- a CDS encoding urease accessory protein UreD has translation MRSDVLLVARPGRGPRIECTGGLAARRTESDTVHLLSAAATPLGGDVISVRIIVEAGARLRVRTVAATLVLPGAGCTESHSTWDLEVDGELDVDPQPTVVAADARHHTSTRVRVGESGAARVRESVQIGRTGEHQGFWTSALHADVAGRPLLRHRVELGAGSVADDELGRPMACISELRYPEITFDGAGTLLELAGGGSLSTWQGQRLGG, from the coding sequence ATGCGTTCGGACGTCCTGCTGGTGGCCCGGCCCGGCCGCGGCCCGCGCATCGAATGCACGGGCGGATTGGCCGCGCGCCGAACGGAATCCGACACGGTGCACCTGCTCTCCGCGGCAGCCACCCCACTCGGCGGCGACGTCATCTCGGTGCGGATCATCGTCGAGGCCGGCGCCCGGCTGCGGGTCCGCACCGTGGCGGCCACCCTGGTGCTACCCGGCGCGGGCTGCACGGAATCGCACAGCACGTGGGACCTGGAGGTGGATGGCGAGCTCGATGTCGATCCGCAGCCCACCGTCGTCGCCGCCGATGCCCGCCACCACACCAGCACCCGGGTGCGGGTGGGGGAGTCCGGCGCCGCGCGGGTACGGGAGAGTGTGCAGATCGGCAGAACCGGTGAGCACCAGGGGTTCTGGACCTCGGCATTGCACGCGGACGTGGCAGGCAGGCCCTTGCTGCGGCACCGTGTCGAGTTGGGCGCCGGATCGGTCGCCGACGACGAACTCGGCAGGCCGATGGCGTGTATCAGTGAATTGCGTTACCCCGAAATTACTTTCGACGGGGCAGGCACACTGCTGGAACTGGCCGGCGGCGGCAGCCTGTCGACCTGGCAGGGACAACGGTTGGGCGGCTAA